A genomic window from Flavobacterium azooxidireducens includes:
- a CDS encoding class I SAM-dependent methyltransferase: MKLARIITIDDFVETYCKLKQRGFAFILSKFTFNDRLRTLSAFDTPRDKTSNWWTIPYIYKRWCFLVSGNTEINFQDYFFQKYFKDKKGLTILSLGTGSCKLELDLAKHSEFEKIVCVDIAKSLLNKAEEIANSKNLTNIEFLCTDLYKYDFQKESFDLVIFNSSLHHFKDIDKLLSEKVKYCLKKEGKLMINEYVGPDKLQFTADQIKVINQGIQLIDKKYRKRSGTTIYKNKFYGSGLLRMYVADPSECVESSQILPSIRKHFTILEEKPIGGNILMGVFKDIAYNFIEIDSEKEKIMQKLFDLEDEFIRDNPSDYLVGIYQKPN; encoded by the coding sequence ATGAAATTAGCTCGTATTATTACAATTGATGATTTTGTGGAAACATATTGTAAATTAAAACAAAGAGGTTTTGCATTTATTTTGTCGAAGTTTACATTTAACGATCGCTTGAGAACTTTAAGTGCTTTTGATACTCCAAGAGATAAAACTTCAAATTGGTGGACTATTCCTTACATTTATAAAAGATGGTGTTTTTTGGTTAGTGGAAATACAGAAATAAATTTTCAAGATTATTTTTTTCAAAAATATTTTAAGGATAAAAAAGGATTAACAATTTTATCTTTAGGAACAGGTTCGTGTAAGTTGGAATTAGATTTAGCCAAACATTCTGAATTTGAGAAAATAGTATGCGTTGATATTGCAAAAAGTCTATTGAATAAAGCAGAAGAAATTGCAAATTCAAAAAACTTAACAAATATTGAGTTTTTATGCACAGATTTGTACAAGTATGATTTTCAAAAAGAATCTTTCGATTTAGTAATCTTCAATTCTTCCCTTCATCATTTTAAAGACATTGACAAACTTTTGTCTGAAAAAGTTAAATATTGCCTGAAAAAAGAAGGTAAATTAATGATAAATGAATATGTTGGTCCTGATAAACTTCAATTTACTGCAGATCAGATTAAGGTGATTAACCAAGGAATTCAGCTTATTGATAAAAAATACAGAAAACGAAGCGGAACAACTATTTATAAAAACAAATTTTATGGAAGTGGACTGCTGCGAATGTATGTTGCAGATCCTTCAGAATGTGTAGAGTCAAGTCAAATTTTACCTTCCATCAGAAAACATTTTACAATTCTTGAAGAAAAACCAATTGGAGGAAATATTTTAATGGGCGTTTTTAAAGATATTGCTTATAATTTTATTGAAATTGATTCTGAAAAAGAGAAAATAATGCAAAAGTTATTCGATTTAGAAGATGAATTCATAAGAGACAATCCTTCAGATTACTTGGTTGGAATTTATCAAAAACCTAATTAA